One genomic region from Nitrosopumilus sp. encodes:
- a CDS encoding TIGR00296 family protein — MRESMKISDSDGEELVKMARKAVSEFLRNNSKINDSEFNSKFGFSSGVFVTLNKQDSLRGCIGYPLPVKKLSNGLIDAAVSAATQDTRFNPVTIDELDKIVFEVTVLTTPMEIKVNQSSEYLKEIKVGRDGLIVENSYASGLLLPQVPIEYDWNVEEFLEYTCQKAGLEKNAWKDMTTRISKFEGIIFKEETPNGKIIRESSNDFL; from the coding sequence ATGAGAGAATCAATGAAAATTTCTGATTCTGATGGAGAAGAATTAGTAAAGATGGCAAGAAAAGCTGTTTCTGAATTTTTAAGAAATAATTCAAAAATCAATGATAGTGAATTTAATTCAAAGTTTGGTTTTAGTTCAGGGGTTTTTGTTACATTAAACAAACAAGATTCATTGAGAGGATGTATAGGATATCCTCTTCCTGTAAAGAAATTATCTAATGGATTAATTGATGCAGCAGTATCAGCTGCAACACAAGATACGCGCTTTAATCCAGTAACCATAGATGAATTAGACAAGATTGTTTTTGAAGTGACTGTACTTACTACTCCAATGGAGATTAAAGTAAATCAGTCTTCAGAGTATCTCAAAGAGATCAAAGTTGGCAGAGATGGTTTAATTGTAGAAAATTCGTATGCGTCTGGTTTGCTATTGCCACAAGTTCCAATTGAATATGATTGGAATGTAGAAGAATTTCTTGAATATACATGTCAAAAAGCAGGATTAGAAAAAAATGCATGGAAGGATATGACAACAAGAATATCAAAATTCGAGGGAATAATTTTCAAAGAAGAAACTCCAAATGGGAAAATTATTAGAGAATCATCTAATGATTTTTTATAA
- a CDS encoding MEMO1 family protein, producing MIREPVVAGQFYPDNKEDLEKMIKSCFKHQFGPGTDSAESEERIFGVICPHAGYRYSGPTACHSYKAIASQSPELAIIIGPNHFGIGKNAATMIDAQWQTPLGKVQIDSESAKQVAEISEFIEIDEYSHSQDHSLEVQIPMLQEILSNEFQILPIILRSQEMKTAIDVGNAIYEIAKKKNAIIIASSDFTHYEENSFAHKQDKALIEPILDMNIEKFYEVLYEKRVTACGYGAIASAMIACKEMGATKGKLLSYATSGDVSGDTESVVGYGSIKFV from the coding sequence ATGATTAGAGAACCAGTTGTTGCAGGTCAATTTTATCCAGATAATAAAGAAGATCTAGAAAAAATGATCAAATCTTGTTTTAAACACCAGTTTGGCCCAGGTACAGATTCGGCAGAATCAGAGGAGCGGATTTTTGGAGTTATTTGCCCACATGCAGGATACAGGTATTCAGGTCCCACGGCATGTCATTCTTACAAGGCAATCGCATCTCAGAGCCCAGAACTTGCAATAATTATCGGACCAAATCATTTTGGAATAGGAAAAAATGCCGCTACGATGATTGATGCCCAATGGCAGACTCCATTAGGCAAAGTTCAGATAGACTCAGAATCAGCAAAACAAGTAGCAGAAATATCTGAATTTATTGAAATAGATGAATATTCTCACTCCCAAGATCATAGTTTAGAAGTACAGATTCCAATGTTACAAGAAATACTTTCAAATGAATTTCAAATTCTTCCAATAATTTTGCGTTCACAAGAGATGAAAACTGCAATTGATGTTGGAAATGCAATATATGAAATTGCAAAAAAGAAGAATGCAATAATCATCGCCTCATCTGATTTTACACATTATGAAGAAAATTCTTTTGCACATAAACAAGACAAAGCATTGATAGAGCCAATTTTAGATATGAATATAGAAAAATTCTATGAAGTGTTGTATGAAAAAAGAGTTACTGCATGCGGTTATGGAGCAATAGCATCAGCTATGATTGCATGTAAAGAAATGGGTGCAACAAAAGGTAAACTGTTAAGCTATGCAACAAGCGGAGACGTATCAGGGGATACAGAGTCAGTAGTAGGTTATGGTTCAATAAAATTTGTCTAA
- a CDS encoding dihydroorotase family protein produces MTYDTIITDSHVILPQGMVEKNILIDEGKIVGFTTDTPVCDHKINGAGLVSVPGPIDTHVHYGVYSPINEAAKTESHAAAIGGITTMMRMLRLGDPFSNSLQAQLDSASENHYVDYALHASIFTPEQIDEMNLCVENGITSFKIYMNLGGEVGHVYMDMPPNSPKLVAAEVNVTDEIVEQTVKTAAELGCPVLVHAEDYESCGCGIKTAREKHQDGLSAWSSSRSPEFEAKAIKTVSKFGRDYDCVIYFVHIGSERALKQIEEEKKLGTKIFVETCPHYLTLSYEKQSGYLAKVMPPIRTENDRKAVWNALSNNQIDTIGTDHVANQLKLKLGGDDVWSALAGFPGIGTVLPILLNDGVNQKKISLEQFVRFTSQNAAQIFGMYPQKGTLEKNSDADVTMLDLKKEKTVTSDLFGGFSDYIVYEGRTLTGWPVKTIVRGELVAEDFEVIGKLGHGKLVERQINLFSK; encoded by the coding sequence ATGACTTATGATACCATAATTACTGATTCACATGTCATTCTTCCTCAAGGGATGGTTGAGAAAAATATCCTAATTGATGAGGGAAAAATTGTTGGATTTACAACTGATACACCTGTATGTGATCATAAAATCAATGGAGCAGGACTAGTTTCTGTACCTGGACCTATAGACACTCATGTTCACTATGGAGTTTATTCTCCAATTAACGAAGCTGCAAAAACTGAATCTCATGCAGCAGCAATAGGTGGAATTACTACAATGATGAGAATGCTTAGACTAGGTGATCCTTTTTCAAATTCTTTGCAAGCTCAGCTTGATTCTGCTTCAGAAAATCATTATGTAGATTATGCTTTACATGCTTCAATTTTTACACCAGAACAAATTGATGAAATGAATTTGTGTGTTGAAAACGGAATTACGTCATTTAAAATTTACATGAATCTTGGTGGTGAAGTTGGACATGTATACATGGACATGCCACCAAATTCTCCGAAACTTGTTGCAGCTGAAGTAAATGTTACTGATGAAATAGTTGAACAAACAGTAAAGACTGCAGCTGAACTTGGATGTCCTGTACTAGTTCATGCAGAAGACTATGAATCATGTGGTTGTGGAATCAAAACTGCAAGGGAAAAACATCAGGATGGATTGTCAGCTTGGTCTTCAAGCCGTTCTCCTGAATTTGAAGCTAAGGCAATCAAAACTGTATCAAAATTTGGTAGAGATTACGATTGTGTGATTTACTTTGTTCATATTGGTTCAGAACGTGCACTAAAGCAAATTGAAGAAGAAAAGAAACTTGGAACAAAAATTTTTGTAGAGACATGTCCTCACTATTTGACATTATCTTACGAGAAACAATCAGGCTATTTGGCAAAAGTCATGCCTCCAATTAGAACTGAAAATGACAGAAAAGCAGTTTGGAATGCATTATCTAATAACCAAATTGACACAATAGGTACAGATCATGTTGCAAATCAACTAAAACTAAAGCTTGGTGGAGATGATGTTTGGAGTGCTCTTGCTGGATTTCCTGGAATAGGAACTGTACTTCCTATTTTACTTAATGATGGAGTTAACCAAAAGAAGATTTCTCTAGAACAGTTTGTTCGATTTACGAGTCAAAATGCAGCTCAAATTTTTGGAATGTATCCCCAGAAAGGAACACTGGAGAAAAATTCTGATGCAGATGTTACTATGCTTGATTTGAAGAAAGAGAAAACTGTTACTTCGGATCTGTTTGGTGGATTCTCTGACTATATTGTATATGAAGGAAGAACTCTAACTGGATGGCCTGTCAAAACAATTGTTAGAGGCGAGTTAGTTGCAGAAGACTTTGAAGTAATAGGCAAACTTGGTCATGGAAAACTAGTTGAAAGACAAATTAACTTGTTTTCCAAATAA
- the amrS gene encoding AmmeMemoRadiSam system radical SAM enzyme, which produces MTTLLGKEAELYETLPDDKVKCTACARYCEIGKGQIGLCGIRGNENGKLQLYAYGKVISGHVDPIEKKPLIHYNPGSKVYSIATTGCNWLCRYCQNSDISQRKTVEGIDMTPEQVANTAVKYGAHGIAYTYNEPSIFIEFARDCGIAARKKGLFNVFVSNGYDTPESVSMMNEFLDGITVDFKGSAEKEFTRKFIGVPDPQPIFDTLLEIRDKTKIHVEITDLIIPKVGDDIEHAKKLSKFIYDEFGPEMPIHFLRFHPDYKMMEYPSTPVETLEKHYQVAKDVGLKYVYLGNVPGHKWEHTYCSECNKIVVNRYGFSIREWHLDKNNCCEFCGNRIPIEGKLQEGYKEDRFQFVS; this is translated from the coding sequence TTGACAACTTTACTTGGGAAAGAAGCTGAGCTTTATGAAACATTACCTGATGATAAGGTAAAATGTACAGCTTGTGCACGCTATTGTGAGATTGGTAAAGGCCAAATTGGTTTATGTGGAATTCGAGGAAATGAAAATGGCAAATTACAACTTTATGCATACGGAAAGGTGATTTCTGGTCATGTTGATCCGATTGAGAAAAAACCTTTGATTCACTATAATCCTGGCAGTAAGGTCTATTCAATTGCCACAACAGGATGCAATTGGCTATGTAGGTATTGCCAGAATTCTGATATCAGTCAGAGAAAAACTGTGGAAGGTATTGATATGACTCCTGAGCAAGTTGCAAATACTGCAGTAAAGTATGGCGCACATGGTATTGCATATACCTACAATGAACCATCAATCTTCATAGAATTTGCGCGTGATTGTGGAATTGCTGCACGAAAAAAAGGGCTGTTCAATGTTTTTGTCTCAAATGGTTATGATACTCCCGAATCAGTTTCGATGATGAATGAATTTCTTGATGGAATCACTGTTGATTTCAAGGGAAGTGCCGAAAAAGAATTTACTAGAAAATTTATTGGTGTTCCTGATCCTCAACCAATCTTTGATACTCTCTTAGAAATTAGAGATAAAACAAAAATCCATGTAGAAATAACTGATTTAATCATACCCAAAGTTGGAGATGATATAGAGCATGCAAAAAAACTTTCCAAATTTATTTATGATGAGTTTGGACCTGAAATGCCAATTCATTTTTTGAGATTTCATCCTGATTATAAAATGATGGAGTATCCAAGTACTCCTGTTGAAACTTTGGAAAAACATTATCAAGTTGCTAAAGATGTTGGTCTAAAGTATGTGTATTTGGGAAATGTCCCTGGCCATAAATGGGAGCACACCTACTGTTCTGAATGCAACAAAATTGTTGTAAATCGATATGGGTTTAGTATTAGAGAATGGCATCTTGACAAGAACAATTGTTGTGAATTTTGT